From a single Candidatus Thermoplasmatota archaeon genomic region:
- a CDS encoding PKD domain-containing protein: MRAVLAVLAFALLAAAPSALGQVVVERGERVDIVSMRAPSVVLAERPFLIDVTVRNRMASEETVVVYVNLYDDRRPTDEPCSGGDAGERFRGQVSQVRRSVTLSPGATLEVKGALAGEADPWFQRIRLEQAPAAGAYQLCAWVERARQDAQRVFYDFEPAIVRVKLDNVAPTIAVAVEEPGGAHRDAHRFTATVSDADGDDVFVTWRFPDGSVPTGRVADHRFAAPGNYRVTANASDGFDATERAVMVSVRADGGSFLPTPVAATAESLAALAAVALALVTARRRRLP, translated from the coding sequence GTGCGCGCCGTCCTGGCCGTTCTGGCTTTTGCCCTCCTCGCGGCCGCCCCCTCCGCCTTGGGGCAAGTCGTCGTCGAGCGCGGCGAGCGCGTGGACATCGTTTCGATGCGCGCGCCAAGCGTCGTCCTCGCCGAACGCCCCTTTCTCATCGACGTGACCGTCCGCAACCGGATGGCGTCGGAGGAGACGGTCGTGGTCTATGTCAACCTCTACGACGACCGCCGGCCCACCGACGAGCCCTGCTCGGGCGGCGACGCCGGCGAGCGGTTCCGCGGGCAAGTGTCGCAGGTGCGACGGAGCGTCACGCTGTCGCCCGGCGCGACGCTCGAGGTGAAGGGCGCCCTCGCCGGCGAGGCCGACCCCTGGTTCCAGCGCATCCGTCTCGAGCAGGCGCCCGCCGCGGGCGCGTACCAGCTGTGCGCATGGGTCGAGCGCGCGCGCCAGGACGCCCAGCGGGTCTTCTACGACTTCGAGCCCGCCATCGTTCGCGTCAAGCTCGACAACGTGGCGCCCACGATCGCCGTCGCGGTCGAGGAGCCCGGCGGCGCGCACCGTGACGCTCACCGCTTCACCGCCACCGTTTCCGATGCCGACGGCGACGACGTGTTCGTCACCTGGCGATTCCCGGACGGATCCGTGCCGACCGGCCGCGTGGCCGACCACCGTTTTGCGGCGCCGGGGAACTACCGGGTGACCGCAAACGCAAGCGACGGGTTCGACGCGACCGAGCGCGCGGTCATGGTGAGCGTGCGAGCCGACGGGGGCTCCTTCCTTCCCACACCCGTTGCGGCGACGGCCGAATCGCTTGCCGCGCTTGCGGCCGTCGCGCTTGCCCTCGTCACGGCGCGACGTCGCCGGCTGCCTTGA
- a CDS encoding DMT family transporter — MRRKLGRPPPALLALALVGAVATVSTAAILIRFSSAPPLSLAFHRLAIATLVLLPFAWWIGVPRPSRRDAALLAGVGGALALHFAAWIASLRLTTVASSVVLVTFHPILVAAVAHGWGDRLRAAGWAGIGLALVGAFALVLSDSATFGAAGPHLVGNALAFAGAVFAAAFLLAGRRLRQRMGLLAYAVPMYGCASLVLLLLALAAGEPLSGFAAEDYAIFAALALGPQIAGHTVLNWSLRHVPAPLVSTAIVGEPIGSTLLAFWLLHETPAALAIAGAALILAGVALVARGQTGALKAAGDVAP; from the coding sequence TTGCGCAGGAAACTCGGACGACCGCCGCCGGCGCTGCTTGCGCTTGCGCTCGTGGGCGCTGTCGCGACGGTCTCCACGGCGGCGATCCTCATCCGATTCTCGTCCGCGCCGCCGCTCTCGCTTGCGTTCCACCGGCTCGCGATCGCCACGCTCGTCCTCCTGCCGTTTGCGTGGTGGATCGGCGTCCCTCGTCCCTCCCGTCGGGACGCTGCCCTTCTTGCCGGCGTGGGTGGGGCGCTCGCCCTTCACTTCGCCGCGTGGATCGCCTCGCTGCGCTTGACCACCGTGGCCTCAAGCGTCGTGCTCGTCACCTTCCATCCGATCCTCGTGGCGGCCGTGGCCCACGGCTGGGGCGACCGCCTGCGGGCGGCCGGGTGGGCCGGCATCGGGCTTGCGCTCGTCGGCGCCTTTGCGCTCGTGCTCTCGGACTCGGCAACCTTTGGCGCCGCGGGACCGCATCTTGTGGGCAACGCGCTCGCGTTTGCGGGCGCCGTCTTCGCCGCCGCGTTCCTGCTGGCGGGCCGGCGGCTGCGGCAGCGCATGGGCCTTCTCGCCTACGCGGTGCCCATGTACGGCTGCGCCTCGCTCGTGCTCCTGCTTCTCGCGCTTGCGGCCGGCGAGCCGCTGTCGGGCTTCGCGGCGGAGGATTACGCGATCTTCGCCGCGCTTGCGCTTGGGCCGCAGATCGCAGGTCACACGGTCCTCAACTGGTCGCTGCGCCACGTGCCCGCGCCGCTTGTGAGCACCGCCATCGTCGGCGAGCCCATCGGCAGCACGCTCCTTGCCTTCTGGCTCCTGCACGAGACGCCCGCCGCGTTGGCGATCGCGGGCGCGGCGCTCATCCTTGCCGGCGTGGCGCTTGTCGCGCGGGGCCAAACGGGGGCGCTCAAGGCAGCCGGCGACGTCGCGCCGTGA
- a CDS encoding enoyl-CoA hydratase-related protein → MREIRRVAVLGAGNMGRGIAQACAQAGLSVVVRDVKDDLVQKGLQRIRADLERRVAKGKIAQLEAAAVAARVSGTTAVAEAVAQADLVVEAVFEDLKVKKEVFAEVDRAARPEAILATNTSSLSVTELARSTRHPERFAGLHFFNPAAVNLLVEVVAGEKTAPATIDALLRVSRELGKTPIRVADSPGFAVNRFFVPFLNEACRLVDEGLSFPTVEAAAKEAFGIGMGPFELMNFTGIPIAFHAQESLHRGLGEFYRPSALLKKQFEAGQPWNLDGAPDPSTVPAARDRFLGVCFAIAASLVEETVATPGDVDKGATVGLRWKRGPFAMMNEATTKRALALVEAASRHHGGKLPVARNLRALAETRGSAAGEPWRIPKVRYEAGEGVAVVTIDRPEARNALNAEVLSDLAAALARAEADDTVRCVVLTGEGPAFVAGADIAVMAEVTPAQAREYTKLGQDTFRRVERMEKPVIAAVNGFAFGGGCELAIACDVILASEKAQFGLPEVGLGIHPGFGGTQRLPRLVGRHVAKELILSGDTFDARRAAEIRLVNRVVPHARLLDEALALARRIAQNAPYAVRLAKAAVNRGADLPLDAALALELESVTTTFATEDRTEGMRAFLEKRKPEWKGK, encoded by the coding sequence ATGCGGGAGATCCGCCGGGTGGCCGTGCTGGGCGCCGGCAACATGGGACGCGGCATTGCGCAGGCTTGCGCCCAAGCGGGCCTCTCCGTCGTCGTGCGCGACGTGAAGGACGATCTCGTGCAGAAGGGGCTTCAGCGCATCCGCGCGGACCTCGAACGTCGGGTCGCCAAGGGCAAGATCGCGCAGTTGGAGGCCGCCGCCGTCGCGGCTCGCGTGAGCGGGACGACGGCCGTGGCCGAGGCCGTCGCGCAGGCCGACCTCGTCGTCGAAGCCGTCTTCGAGGACCTGAAGGTCAAGAAGGAGGTGTTCGCCGAGGTGGACCGCGCCGCGCGGCCGGAGGCGATCCTCGCCACGAACACGTCCTCCCTCTCGGTGACGGAGCTTGCGCGCTCGACGCGGCACCCCGAGCGTTTCGCGGGCCTCCATTTCTTCAACCCGGCCGCCGTGAACCTCCTCGTCGAGGTCGTGGCTGGCGAGAAGACCGCGCCGGCGACGATCGACGCGCTCCTTCGCGTCTCGCGCGAGCTTGGCAAGACGCCCATCCGAGTGGCCGACTCGCCCGGCTTTGCCGTGAACCGGTTCTTCGTTCCGTTTCTCAACGAGGCCTGCCGCCTCGTCGACGAGGGTCTTTCCTTCCCCACCGTCGAAGCCGCCGCGAAGGAAGCCTTTGGCATCGGCATGGGCCCCTTCGAGCTCATGAACTTCACGGGAATCCCGATCGCGTTCCACGCGCAGGAGAGCCTGCACCGGGGGCTCGGCGAGTTCTATCGGCCAAGCGCGCTTCTCAAGAAGCAATTCGAGGCCGGCCAGCCGTGGAACCTGGACGGCGCGCCCGATCCCTCCACGGTCCCCGCCGCGCGCGACCGCTTCCTTGGCGTCTGCTTTGCCATCGCGGCAAGCCTCGTCGAGGAGACCGTGGCCACGCCCGGCGACGTCGACAAGGGAGCCACCGTGGGGCTACGCTGGAAACGGGGGCCCTTTGCCATGATGAACGAGGCGACGACAAAGCGCGCGCTCGCGCTCGTCGAGGCGGCCAGCCGCCACCACGGCGGAAAGCTTCCCGTCGCCCGCAACCTGCGCGCGCTCGCCGAGACGCGCGGCAGCGCCGCAGGCGAGCCCTGGCGCATCCCCAAGGTCCGCTACGAGGCGGGTGAGGGCGTGGCCGTCGTGACGATCGACCGTCCCGAGGCGCGAAACGCGCTCAACGCCGAGGTCCTCTCCGACTTGGCGGCGGCGCTTGCCCGCGCGGAGGCCGACGACACCGTGCGCTGCGTCGTGCTCACGGGCGAGGGCCCCGCGTTCGTCGCGGGCGCCGACATCGCCGTCATGGCAGAGGTCACGCCCGCGCAGGCGCGCGAGTACACGAAGCTCGGGCAAGACACGTTCCGCCGGGTCGAGCGCATGGAGAAGCCCGTGATCGCCGCCGTGAACGGATTCGCCTTCGGCGGGGGCTGCGAGCTTGCGATCGCCTGCGACGTCATCCTCGCAAGCGAGAAGGCGCAATTCGGGCTGCCCGAGGTCGGCCTTGGGATCCACCCCGGCTTTGGCGGGACCCAGCGCCTGCCGCGGCTCGTGGGCCGCCACGTCGCCAAGGAGCTCATCCTCTCGGGCGACACCTTCGACGCGCGCCGCGCCGCCGAGATCCGCCTCGTGAACCGCGTGGTTCCCCACGCGCGCCTCCTCGACGAGGCGCTCGCGCTTGCGCGGCGCATCGCGCAGAACGCGCCCTACGCCGTGCGCTTGGCCAAGGCCGCCGTGAACCGCGGCGCCGACCTTCCCCTCGACGCGGCTCTCGCGCTTGAGCTCGAGAGCGTGACCACGACCTTTGCCACCGAGGACCGCACCGAGGGAATGCGCGCGTTCCTCGAGAAGCGCAAGCCCGAATGGAAGGGCAAGTAG
- a CDS encoding serine/threonine-protein kinase, which yields MLLGLLAILAAGSAAAGARLDPEIVDRVGDAQGPGSVYWVTSRPDPAMDIFFAYFANDTSGDVVVTMETSRAEGNLPPSHYWIVTWEQGNERFAVWYSSKHDVFQYGRVGTSGLSLSLDARTLISFAPLAVVSGEVELGDTTVVRLVLPRAVAQFSEGLILARSAAHTADCDEAGDCRIADTAPNGGYGRAFVVAQAEDPSLPPPEIDLSGESSEPLQTAGVPDRRADPGLLFDGNLFLPLAAAAVALSAGGAALLRRRVKSRPPAPAVDASARVALDPGLVAFGRYLVKRSLSSGGFGRIVLAEDQLLARPVVVKELLPEWRRDAAAKQALLHEARAAGSLAHPHIVTVYDIARAGDDHYLVMEYVGGGSLEERLKKQGTLPLTETLRMAAEILSALSAVHARGIIHRDIKPANVLLSQDGSVKLTDFGVAQTNNDDLELTTTNRHAGTVAYMPPEQILGDPVDGRSDLYALGALMVRMLTGRRYLPGTTTEEFRRNVLDKEPLLPIESVPDDVNALLRKALSKKKEQRFQTAAEMRAAVLAALRRLPEDASSR from the coding sequence GTGCTTCTTGGTCTTTTGGCGATCCTGGCCGCAGGATCGGCCGCTGCCGGCGCGCGCCTGGATCCGGAGATCGTGGACCGCGTTGGCGACGCCCAAGGCCCCGGGTCGGTGTACTGGGTCACGAGCCGGCCGGACCCGGCCATGGACATCTTCTTCGCGTACTTCGCAAACGACACAAGCGGCGACGTCGTCGTCACCATGGAGACCTCGCGCGCCGAGGGCAATCTTCCGCCCTCGCACTATTGGATCGTCACCTGGGAGCAGGGCAACGAGCGCTTTGCCGTGTGGTATTCCAGCAAGCACGACGTTTTCCAATACGGCCGCGTAGGAACCAGCGGGCTTAGCCTCTCCCTCGATGCGCGAACGCTCATCTCGTTTGCGCCGCTTGCCGTCGTCTCGGGCGAGGTTGAGTTGGGCGACACGACCGTGGTGCGGCTCGTCCTCCCGCGCGCCGTCGCGCAGTTCTCCGAAGGTCTCATCCTGGCCCGCTCCGCAGCCCACACGGCCGACTGCGACGAGGCGGGCGACTGCCGCATCGCCGACACTGCGCCCAACGGGGGCTACGGACGAGCCTTCGTGGTGGCGCAGGCCGAGGACCCATCGCTGCCGCCTCCCGAGATCGACCTCTCCGGCGAATCCTCCGAGCCCTTGCAGACCGCTGGCGTCCCCGACCGGAGGGCCGACCCAGGCCTTCTCTTCGACGGGAACCTCTTCCTTCCGCTTGCCGCCGCCGCGGTCGCGCTTTCCGCCGGCGGCGCGGCGCTTCTGCGCCGCCGCGTCAAGTCCCGCCCGCCCGCGCCCGCGGTCGACGCCTCCGCGCGCGTGGCGCTCGACCCCGGCCTTGTGGCCTTCGGGCGCTACCTCGTCAAGCGCTCGCTCTCCTCCGGCGGATTTGGACGCATCGTGCTCGCCGAGGACCAGCTTCTGGCGCGCCCCGTCGTCGTGAAGGAGCTCCTGCCCGAGTGGCGCCGCGACGCCGCCGCCAAGCAAGCCCTGCTCCACGAGGCTCGCGCCGCCGGGTCGCTTGCGCACCCGCACATCGTCACCGTGTACGACATCGCGCGCGCCGGCGACGACCATTACCTCGTCATGGAGTACGTAGGCGGCGGGAGCCTCGAGGAGCGCCTGAAGAAGCAAGGCACGCTGCCCCTCACCGAGACGCTGCGCATGGCCGCCGAGATCCTTTCGGCCCTGTCGGCCGTGCACGCGCGGGGCATCATCCACCGCGACATCAAGCCCGCCAACGTGCTCCTCTCGCAGGACGGCTCGGTCAAGCTCACGGACTTCGGCGTCGCGCAGACGAACAACGACGACCTCGAGCTCACCACGACAAACCGCCACGCGGGCACGGTCGCCTACATGCCGCCCGAGCAGATCCTGGGCGATCCCGTGGACGGCCGCAGCGACCTGTACGCGCTCGGCGCCCTCATGGTCCGCATGCTCACGGGACGCCGCTACCTGCCCGGCACGACGACGGAGGAGTTCCGCCGCAACGTGCTCGACAAGGAGCCGCTGCTTCCCATCGAGAGCGTTCCCGACGACGTGAACGCGCTCCTGAGGAAGGCCCTCTCCAAGAAGAAGGAGCAGAGGTTCCAGACGGCCGCCGAGATGCGCGCGGCCGTGCTCGCGGCCCTTCGGCGCCTGCCCGAGGACGCCTCCAGCCGGTAG
- a CDS encoding FHA domain-containing protein — translation MTDARPGTTPRSGIDFEALARDLKPLGNPTRLDLLHFLVRPHYLEEVASHLSMARQAAEKHVEQLVEIGVVRPQSGRREHGPVTEYVLVPQRLFAIGEEFGKLGVLRPERPGDDLERTIVTPVAAPARPGPGTAYLAMVHGMRIGAILPLTGKDAWTIGRDKDRDVVLDYDPFASNRHAEIVREGSTWSLVDTFSTNGTYLNWERLPRGGRSALSAGDVVGVGKTLLVFKV, via the coding sequence GTGACCGACGCGCGACCGGGGACCACGCCGCGTTCCGGCATCGACTTCGAGGCCCTGGCGCGCGACCTGAAGCCCCTTGGCAACCCCACGCGCCTGGACCTTCTGCACTTCCTCGTGCGCCCCCACTACCTCGAGGAGGTCGCTTCGCACCTTTCCATGGCGCGCCAGGCCGCGGAGAAGCACGTCGAGCAGCTGGTCGAGATCGGCGTCGTCCGCCCCCAGTCGGGCCGCCGCGAGCACGGGCCGGTCACGGAATACGTGCTCGTGCCGCAACGGCTCTTTGCCATCGGCGAGGAGTTCGGGAAGCTCGGGGTGCTCCGTCCCGAGCGTCCCGGCGACGATCTCGAGCGCACGATCGTCACGCCCGTCGCCGCGCCTGCGCGACCGGGCCCGGGAACGGCCTACCTTGCGATGGTCCACGGCATGCGCATCGGCGCCATCCTTCCCCTCACGGGAAAGGACGCCTGGACGATCGGACGCGACAAGGACCGCGACGTCGTCCTCGACTACGACCCCTTCGCCTCGAACCGCCACGCCGAGATCGTGCGCGAAGGCTCCACGTGGTCGCTCGTGGACACCTTCAGCACAAACGGCACCTACCTCAATTGGGAACGGCTCCCGCGCGGGGGCCGAAGCGCGCTTTCGGCCGGGGACGTGGTCGGCGTCGGGAAGACCCTGCTTGTCTTCAAGGTCTGA
- a CDS encoding tryptophan 2,3-dioxygenase family protein has protein sequence MTQEPPATGTPSPGHGAPQVPPGEGPVLPGEGRTDYERYMKVDALLALQKPIPSLVHHDELLFQTVHQTFELWARQILFEIETAGELLARDRLLEAVRLFERATMAVRVVREQLHVLNTMNPWDFHEVRRHLGRGSGAESPGFQNLLKHAPRLWRPFADVLARRNVSLEDVYVHAARHPDLYRMAEAMTDFDEFFSLWRQDHLGLVKRQIGRDVKSLKGYAVHALEKDVQATLFPELWAVRNRLTELAGTSPK, from the coding sequence ATGACGCAGGAACCGCCCGCGACGGGCACGCCGTCGCCCGGCCACGGCGCGCCGCAGGTGCCCCCGGGCGAGGGTCCCGTGCTGCCCGGCGAGGGACGCACGGACTACGAGCGCTACATGAAGGTGGACGCGCTCCTTGCGCTGCAGAAGCCCATCCCCTCGCTCGTGCACCACGACGAGCTCCTGTTCCAGACGGTGCACCAGACCTTCGAGCTGTGGGCCCGGCAGATCCTCTTCGAGATTGAGACGGCCGGTGAGCTTCTCGCGCGCGACCGGCTTCTCGAGGCGGTGCGCCTTTTCGAGCGCGCGACCATGGCCGTCCGCGTCGTCCGCGAGCAGCTGCACGTGCTCAACACGATGAATCCGTGGGACTTCCATGAGGTGCGGCGGCACCTGGGACGCGGCTCGGGCGCCGAGTCGCCCGGCTTCCAGAACCTCCTCAAGCACGCGCCACGGTTGTGGAGGCCCTTTGCTGACGTTCTCGCGCGGCGCAACGTGTCCCTGGAGGACGTGTACGTCCACGCCGCACGCCACCCCGACCTCTACCGCATGGCCGAGGCGATGACGGACTTCGACGAGTTCTTCTCGCTTTGGCGGCAAGATCATCTCGGGCTCGTCAAGCGCCAGATCGGGCGCGACGTGAAGAGCCTCAAGGGCTATGCGGTCCATGCGCTCGAGAAGGACGTGCAAGCCACGTTGTTCCCGGAGCTCTGGGCCGTCCGAAACCGCCTCACGGAGCTTGCCGGCACGAGCCCCAAGTGA